Proteins encoded by one window of candidate division KSB1 bacterium:
- a CDS encoding rhodanese-like domain-containing protein has product MPKGRLVIHVGLGAAAGLVAFCLVRYRLQARWDPLVVDVLDCGRFLASGRAVFVDARPPQMYRKRHIPGAVSVPASRARGEDKRRLRARKELRRYPVKIVYADRVVCSLATVVAERLVAAGYDSVYVLQGGIEAWEELGLPVEQFGGEGGPQPSWCYAR; this is encoded by the coding sequence GTGCCAAAGGGCCGACTAGTCATCCACGTCGGGCTGGGGGCCGCTGCGGGGCTTGTTGCCTTCTGTTTGGTGCGTTACCGTTTGCAAGCGCGGTGGGACCCGCTGGTTGTCGACGTTCTTGACTGTGGCAGATTCTTGGCTTCCGGGCGTGCGGTGTTTGTCGATGCGAGGCCGCCCCAAATGTACCGCAAGCGCCACATCCCCGGCGCGGTCTCTGTGCCGGCCTCGCGTGCTCGCGGGGAAGACAAGCGCCGACTGCGGGCCAGAAAAGAGCTGCGCAGATACCCTGTCAAGATCGTGTATGCCGATCGCGTGGTGTGCAGTCTGGCCACGGTGGTAGCCGAACGCCTCGTGGCCGCAGGATACGATTCGGTGTATGTTCTACAAGGTGGCATCGAGGCATGGGAAGAGTTGGGATTGCCTGTGGAACAATTTGGCGGGGAGGGAGGACCCCAGCCGTCCTGGTGTTATGCTCGTTAG